The proteins below are encoded in one region of Gemmatimonas sp.:
- a CDS encoding acyl-ACP desaturase, with protein sequence MFIPNKETLAKVEVLADLEKDVDELMTAHEAKRVLWFPSELLAPEPDTDPDLHVRQLRERARGISMPARVALALNTLTEEGLPHFHRLLATYLGGDTFWAKWNNLWTAEEDRHGAVLHDYAHDSRILDNPVLERMQFEYLKAGFEPEWDKDPYRVFVYTSLQERATQVSHANTGKLAGEYEPLIGEVLANVAKEEARHYVFYREIFKRVLERDASNAMVSASLIMPSIEMPGVSMPHFREMADVIRRAGIYGPRDYIRIVEDLIKFWALDKVEGLNEAGKKAQEKIMAITARLERVADMMETRSKAKTFAFNVAFAREFAMD encoded by the coding sequence ATGTTCATACCAAATAAAGAAACGCTGGCCAAGGTCGAGGTGCTCGCCGACCTCGAGAAGGACGTGGACGAGTTGATGACGGCGCACGAAGCCAAGCGCGTGCTGTGGTTCCCGTCCGAACTGCTCGCCCCCGAGCCGGACACGGACCCCGATCTGCACGTGCGGCAGCTGCGCGAGCGGGCCCGTGGCATCAGCATGCCCGCCCGGGTGGCCCTGGCGCTGAATACCCTCACCGAAGAGGGGTTGCCGCATTTCCATCGCCTGCTCGCCACCTACCTGGGGGGCGACACCTTCTGGGCCAAGTGGAACAACCTCTGGACTGCCGAGGAAGACCGGCACGGGGCGGTGCTGCATGACTACGCGCACGACAGCCGCATCCTCGACAATCCCGTGCTCGAGCGCATGCAGTTCGAGTACCTGAAGGCGGGCTTCGAGCCGGAATGGGACAAGGACCCGTACCGGGTGTTCGTCTATACGTCGCTGCAGGAGCGCGCCACGCAGGTGAGCCACGCCAACACCGGCAAGCTCGCCGGTGAGTACGAGCCGCTCATCGGCGAAGTCCTGGCCAACGTGGCCAAGGAAGAAGCGCGGCACTACGTGTTCTACCGCGAGATCTTCAAGCGCGTGCTCGAGCGCGACGCCAGCAACGCCATGGTGTCGGCGTCGCTGATCATGCCCAGCATCGAGATGCCGGGGGTGAGCATGCCGCACTTCCGCGAGATGGCCGACGTGATCCGCCGCGCGGGCATCTACGGGCCGCGCGACTACATCCGGATCGTCGAGGATCTCATCAAGTTCTGGGCGCTCGACAAGGTCGAGGGGCTCAACGAAGCGGGGAAAAAGGCGCAGGAAAAGATCATGGCCATCACGGCGCGCCTCGAACGCGTGGCCGACATGATGGAGACGCGCAGCAAGGCCAAGACCTTCGCCTTCAACGTCGCCTTCGCGCGCGAATTCGCGATGGACTGA